In Halapricum desulfuricans, a single window of DNA contains:
- a CDS encoding helix-turn-helix domain-containing protein → MAKYSTGGGSDDTGGSCELCGATDASLQTVNIAGAQLQVCASCAQHRDDAKGTSSGGAPDDEPSREKRAAQNAARIHDAQQADASHWEEGADYDDDQLPYLVTDYGRRVTEARQDAGLQREELADELGLDESELLAVEQGRATQAGIGGSVITALEDRLDVELADT, encoded by the coding sequence ATGGCAAAATACTCGACCGGTGGCGGGTCGGATGACACCGGCGGGAGCTGTGAGCTCTGCGGCGCGACCGACGCCTCGCTGCAGACGGTCAATATCGCTGGCGCACAATTGCAGGTCTGTGCGAGCTGCGCCCAGCACCGCGACGACGCGAAGGGCACCTCCAGCGGAGGGGCTCCCGACGACGAACCCAGCCGGGAGAAACGCGCCGCACAGAACGCGGCCCGGATCCACGACGCACAGCAGGCCGACGCCTCCCACTGGGAGGAGGGTGCCGACTACGACGACGATCAACTGCCGTATCTCGTCACCGACTACGGTCGGCGTGTCACCGAGGCACGGCAGGACGCGGGACTCCAGCGCGAAGAACTGGCCGACGAACTCGGACTCGACGAATCCGAACTGCTTGCGGTCGAACAGGGACGTGCGACCCAGGCCGGAATCGGCGGCTCAGTCATCACTGCTCTCGAAGACCGACTCGATGTCGAACTGGCTGACACCTGA
- a CDS encoding DUF5822 domain-containing protein — translation MPARVETTDPDGVDYGWVMQVTFVATIVVGAPVVAVASAFVDLASWGARAAFAIRVGAVVWFVTAVGVYGYARRRSSRSETD, via the coding sequence ATGCCAGCGCGCGTCGAGACGACCGATCCGGACGGAGTCGATTACGGGTGGGTCATGCAGGTCACGTTCGTCGCGACGATCGTCGTCGGTGCGCCGGTCGTCGCAGTCGCCTCGGCGTTCGTCGATCTCGCGTCGTGGGGAGCGCGCGCAGCGTTCGCCATCCGGGTCGGTGCCGTCGTCTGGTTCGTGACCGCCGTCGGCGTCTACGGTTACGCGCGCCGCCGATCGAGCCGGTCCGAGACCGACTGA
- the artA gene encoding archaeosortase A translates to MTLGLVGAFEWAHQWWGPLSWLVLLVFLSGAIIDLYDRRLARYVLVGGWGVLALFWVSAIYQFVFDQKSITEGVAVVLAIPLSLYVGYLLASGRDRLVVVSRAVAVAWLIYLPFSTLPFLRNPLIAIVTDQTAAVLSLIGADFEVIAGNNFPADLGPADPVEPYHKTFFFHVPDVRAVSYTIMMACTGIGSMAIFGGLIAAVRAPLARKLQALAVAVGIIWVLNIARNVFIAYTFGYQRLQVFPEFVMSAFGVNRIEVSYIVADRILAQFLSVFALIGITYVVIKILPEVLAIVEEALYVLTRNEYDLQRAFGVGARADGGRDRDETA, encoded by the coding sequence ATGACTCTCGGACTCGTCGGCGCGTTCGAATGGGCCCACCAGTGGTGGGGGCCACTCTCGTGGCTCGTCCTGCTCGTCTTCCTGTCCGGGGCGATAATCGACCTGTACGACCGTCGACTCGCCCGCTATGTCCTCGTCGGTGGCTGGGGCGTGCTGGCGCTGTTCTGGGTCTCGGCGATCTACCAGTTCGTCTTCGACCAGAAGAGCATCACCGAGGGGGTCGCTGTCGTCCTCGCGATTCCGCTGTCGCTGTACGTCGGCTACTTGCTCGCCAGCGGTCGCGATCGGCTAGTCGTCGTCTCGCGGGCCGTCGCCGTCGCGTGGCTGATCTACCTGCCCTTTTCGACGCTCCCGTTCCTCCGGAACCCGCTGATCGCGATCGTCACCGACCAGACCGCCGCCGTCCTCTCGCTCATCGGAGCTGACTTCGAGGTCATCGCCGGCAACAACTTCCCGGCCGACCTCGGGCCCGCCGATCCGGTCGAGCCGTATCACAAGACGTTCTTCTTCCATGTGCCCGACGTGCGGGCCGTCTCGTACACGATCATGATGGCCTGCACTGGAATCGGGAGCATGGCCATCTTCGGCGGACTCATCGCGGCCGTTCGCGCCCCGCTGGCCCGCAAACTGCAGGCGCTGGCCGTCGCGGTCGGGATCATCTGGGTGCTCAACATCGCCCGGAACGTCTTCATCGCGTACACGTTCGGATACCAGCGTCTGCAGGTCTTCCCCGAGTTCGTGATGTCGGCGTTCGGCGTCAACCGGATCGAGGTCTCGTACATCGTCGCCGACCGGATCCTCGCGCAGTTCCTGTCGGTCTTCGCACTGATCGGAATTACCTACGTCGTCATCAAGATCCTGCCGGAGGTACTCGCGATCGTCGAGGAGGCGCTGTACGTCCTCACCCGAAACGAGTACGACCTCCAGCGCGCGTTCGGGGTCGGCGCGCGGGCTGACGGCGGTCGCGACCGCGACGAGACGGCCTAG
- a CDS encoding Hsp20/alpha crystallin family protein has protein sequence MHDTADMREIHDTDQSHTAPVDVMDDGDRFVVQADIPGYESEDIDLRLEDEQTLWIDVDEDARRSSSDTDYVDRQRPDRSGTVTVDVPDPVDGTEASATYERGVLTVRLPKADGVDGRTIEISER, from the coding sequence ATGCACGACACGGCAGACATGCGGGAAATCCACGATACGGACCAGTCTCACACCGCCCCAGTGGATGTCATGGACGACGGCGACCGGTTCGTCGTCCAGGCCGACATCCCGGGCTACGAGAGTGAGGACATCGACCTTCGACTGGAAGACGAACAGACGCTCTGGATCGACGTAGACGAGGATGCGAGACGTTCCTCCTCTGATACGGACTACGTCGACCGGCAGCGACCCGACAGGAGCGGAACGGTGACGGTCGACGTTCCGGACCCCGTCGACGGGACCGAAGCCTCAGCCACGTACGAACGCGGTGTTCTCACGGTACGGCTCCCGAAAGCAGACGGCGTTGACGGCCGAACGATCGAAATCAGCGAACGCTAG
- a CDS encoding DUF7289 family protein, with protein MTRRTADRRATTEQDRNTGERGMSEVLGFALVFALVVSTTVLVAVVGFDELENTRDQEELNNAERAFDVLADNMADIHADGAPSRATEINLESAQLEVGDPVTFNVTGVNQTGASFVNEFTSEPIVYASGDTKIVYSGGAVFRTTGDGSILITEPPFLIGSRDIVLPVVQLRHRGDTASTSGTTVRVRAEERDRRPVGEFRRTPSSFDKVIINITSPRSDLWADYLSSRDSITDCQQTGTDNVRCRIDDPDTVHVSGNLIIYAFET; from the coding sequence ATGACTCGACGCACTGCAGACCGACGCGCGACAACCGAGCAGGACCGAAACACAGGCGAGCGCGGGATGAGCGAGGTTCTCGGATTCGCACTGGTGTTCGCGCTCGTCGTTTCGACGACCGTCCTCGTTGCCGTGGTCGGGTTCGACGAACTGGAGAACACCCGGGATCAGGAAGAGTTGAACAACGCCGAGCGCGCGTTCGACGTGCTCGCGGACAACATGGCCGACATCCACGCCGACGGTGCGCCGAGCCGCGCGACCGAGATCAATCTCGAATCGGCACAGCTCGAAGTCGGGGACCCGGTCACGTTTAACGTTACCGGCGTCAACCAGACCGGCGCGTCGTTCGTCAACGAGTTCACGTCGGAACCGATCGTCTATGCCAGTGGTGATACCAAAATCGTCTACTCGGGTGGCGCCGTCTTTCGGACGACAGGCGATGGGAGCATACTCATCACCGAGCCACCGTTTCTGATCGGTTCCAGAGACATCGTACTACCGGTTGTCCAGCTTCGCCACCGAGGAGACACCGCAAGCACGAGCGGGACGACTGTTCGGGTCAGGGCCGAGGAGCGAGACCGCCGACCGGTTGGCGAGTTCAGACGGACTCCCTCGTCTTTCGATAAAGTGATCATTAACATCACATCCCCCCGCAGTGACCTGTGGGCGGACTATCTCTCGTCTCGCGACAGTATCACGGATTGTCAACAGACGGGAACCGACAATGTTCGCTGCCGGATCGACGACCCCGACACAGTACACGTCTCTGGAAACCTGATCATCTACGCGTTCGAAACGTGA
- a CDS encoding DUF7289 family protein: MSITSRGQSETVGFVLVIALVLAGAGLTVAIGGAAILDTQASNEYQRAEHSMTLFDSRAAMVALGDADAQRVSLGHDRGTISVHDDTGWMRITHANYSDSGETEMIFNETLGSVVYESEEGTIAYQGGGVWKTQQGGQAQMISPPEFHYRGATLTLPAIQVTGDGAASGSVDLTVTPRQQARVVYPNATTATEDGTGAPYDETATTSYRNYTNPVRSGTVNVTVHSEYADGWETYFRERTTGNTTREGDTVTLTLATTSGPPGAFEMPVFGTEDYVEASGIGDDHPLTDFETSVVFDEGGGTNEFSYWYEDEDSGTQWELHVSPKNSGNFDASDEPDVYIAQYFYDGNSVEEYEVWETTVSASSDAIEWSEKDNGDPELTIDFMAADTETEMEYDDSGVKTGGGKSGDVCDGNQWCFGENINDKDTEMKNEVTLDGHGTIGGCEPGTYSKGETDTGCMLGHIVNHYLSEAGPDVRLHAKTGPGGSDPIQQGRSGGTLLYEEQPGARFVTYLHVTKNEVDVDLD; the protein is encoded by the coding sequence ATGTCGATTACGTCCCGTGGTCAGTCCGAAACGGTGGGGTTCGTGCTCGTTATCGCGCTCGTGCTGGCCGGGGCGGGGCTGACGGTCGCGATCGGCGGGGCCGCGATTCTCGACACGCAGGCCAGCAACGAGTACCAGCGCGCGGAACACTCGATGACGCTGTTCGACTCCCGGGCCGCGATGGTCGCGCTCGGCGACGCCGACGCCCAGCGCGTCTCGCTCGGGCACGACAGAGGAACAATCTCTGTTCATGACGACACCGGCTGGATGCGGATCACCCATGCCAACTACTCCGACAGTGGCGAGACGGAAATGATCTTCAACGAGACGCTCGGCAGCGTCGTCTACGAGAGCGAGGAGGGGACGATCGCGTATCAGGGTGGCGGCGTCTGGAAGACCCAGCAGGGCGGACAGGCCCAGATGATCTCGCCCCCCGAGTTCCACTATCGCGGGGCGACGCTGACGCTGCCGGCGATCCAGGTGACCGGAGATGGAGCTGCGAGTGGCAGCGTCGATCTGACAGTCACGCCGCGCCAGCAGGCCCGAGTGGTCTACCCGAACGCGACGACCGCGACGGAGGACGGCACCGGGGCACCCTACGACGAGACAGCGACGACCTCGTATCGAAACTACACCAATCCCGTTCGGTCGGGGACTGTCAACGTCACGGTCCACAGCGAGTACGCCGACGGGTGGGAGACGTATTTCCGCGAGCGCACGACCGGGAACACGACGCGAGAGGGAGATACTGTTACGCTAACCTTGGCGACGACATCCGGTCCGCCTGGTGCATTCGAGATGCCGGTATTTGGAACAGAGGACTACGTGGAGGCTTCAGGGATCGGTGACGACCACCCACTCACGGATTTTGAGACGTCTGTCGTGTTTGATGAGGGCGGCGGTACGAACGAATTCTCATACTGGTATGAGGACGAAGATTCCGGAACACAATGGGAGCTACACGTCTCACCAAAGAATTCAGGCAATTTTGACGCAAGTGACGAACCTGACGTATATATCGCCCAGTACTTTTACGACGGGAACAGTGTTGAAGAGTACGAGGTGTGGGAAACAACGGTTTCAGCGAGTTCAGACGCGATAGAATGGAGCGAAAAAGACAATGGCGATCCTGAACTGACGATCGACTTCATGGCGGCGGATACTGAAACGGAGATGGAATACGACGACAGCGGCGTCAAGACAGGCGGAGGAAAAAGCGGTGACGTCTGTGACGGGAACCAGTGGTGTTTCGGCGAAAATATCAACGATAAGGATACAGAGATGAAAAACGAGGTTACGCTTGATGGACACGGTACTATCGGGGGCTGTGAACCGGGGACATATTCAAAAGGCGAGACAGATACAGGCTGTATGCTCGGCCATATCGTCAACCACTATTTGAGTGAGGCCGGCCCGGACGTGCGGCTACACGCTAAAACCGGACCAGGAGGGAGCGATCCCATTCAGCAAGGTCGCTCAGGTGGCACTCTGCTCTACGAGGAACAGCCTGGTGCTCGGTTCGTCACATATCTTCACGTCACGAAAAATGAGGTTGACGTCGATCTTGACTGA
- a CDS encoding DUF7266 family protein, which yields MREDAAGTGRDTCAATRDDRAVSTTVNYVLGLSITFLLITGLFLAGGNFVQDQRETSIETELQVVAEQLAADVESADRLARTTENGTVAVERSVPSRVSGTGYTIAVEGGSDPRLVLTSNDPEIEVMAQFSNRTAVQPTRITGGPIQVTETGGQLVLERREQ from the coding sequence ATGCGTGAGGACGCTGCCGGCACGGGGCGTGATACTTGCGCTGCGACGCGTGACGATCGTGCCGTCTCGACGACGGTGAACTACGTGCTCGGGCTGTCGATCACGTTCCTGTTGATTACTGGCCTGTTTCTCGCCGGCGGGAACTTCGTGCAGGACCAGCGCGAGACGAGTATCGAAACGGAACTGCAGGTCGTCGCCGAGCAGCTCGCAGCGGACGTCGAGTCGGCGGATCGGCTGGCACGGACGACCGAGAACGGGACCGTTGCCGTCGAGCGGTCGGTCCCCTCACGGGTCAGCGGAACGGGGTACACGATCGCCGTCGAGGGCGGCTCCGATCCCAGGCTCGTGTTGACGTCGAACGACCCAGAAATCGAAGTCATGGCACAGTTTTCGAATCGGACGGCCGTCCAGCCGACGCGGATCACCGGCGGTCCGATACAGGTGACCGAAACCGGCGGGCAACTCGTCCTCGAACGGAGGGAGCAGTAG
- a CDS encoding DUF7261 family protein, with translation MADLSRRSGSADGSASRGQVMLIAGFVLAVAFLAVAVMLNAVIYSENLATRDEDARGAEAIAYRADMVDGAEQLIEYANANRSTFANRTGEFNESARSMYNSTALLQSTDGIATDLAVTGVTRGTFIGQFNASRDLRNASGDPDWKLADDVKGTRAFRINITDQDALEDGAGNRFTVRVTDGNTWSAEIYDDGGNTTVDVDGAGSCTVGSTPEIDLTAGTVDGSPCEALAFGEDVSAPYSIEFENADAIAGNYSLVVNSTEYEDDNYDGTNYHNDRDSPFVDDEAIYAATLRLRHESPDHVYATDATVVPGENDA, from the coding sequence ATGGCGGATCTGAGCCGTCGTTCGGGGTCGGCCGACGGCAGCGCCAGTCGCGGACAGGTAATGCTTATCGCCGGGTTCGTGCTGGCCGTGGCGTTTCTCGCCGTCGCGGTGATGCTGAACGCGGTCATCTACTCGGAGAACCTCGCTACCCGCGACGAGGACGCCCGCGGGGCCGAGGCGATCGCATACCGGGCCGACATGGTCGACGGCGCGGAGCAGCTCATCGAGTACGCCAACGCGAACCGATCGACGTTCGCCAATCGAACCGGGGAATTCAACGAGTCCGCTCGATCGATGTACAACAGCACGGCGCTGCTGCAGTCGACCGACGGGATCGCCACCGACCTCGCCGTTACAGGAGTCACGCGCGGGACGTTCATCGGTCAGTTCAACGCCTCGCGGGACCTCAGAAACGCCAGTGGGGATCCGGACTGGAAACTGGCTGACGACGTCAAGGGAACCAGAGCGTTCCGAATCAACATCACGGATCAAGATGCGCTTGAGGACGGAGCAGGCAACCGTTTCACTGTGCGCGTGACTGACGGCAACACGTGGTCCGCGGAGATCTACGACGACGGCGGCAACACGACGGTCGACGTCGACGGAGCCGGATCGTGTACCGTCGGTTCAACGCCGGAGATCGACCTGACTGCCGGGACGGTCGATGGCAGCCCGTGTGAGGCGCTCGCGTTCGGTGAGGACGTCTCCGCGCCCTACTCGATCGAGTTCGAGAACGCGGACGCGATCGCCGGGAACTACTCGCTGGTCGTGAACTCGACCGAGTACGAGGACGACAACTACGACGGGACGAACTACCACAACGATCGGGATTCACCGTTTGTCGACGACGAGGCGATCTACGCAGCGACGCTCCGTCTGCGCCACGAGTCGCCGGATCACGTCTACGCGACCGACGCGACCGTCGTTCCGGGTGAGAACGATGCGTGA
- the thrS gene encoding threonine--tRNA ligase, which translates to MAKSEQERSVSVELPDGSQLHFDEPVTVEDVAYEIGPGLGEDCRAGRVDGELVPPEYEITDDAEIEIVTPGSDDYLNLIRHSAAHVFAQALQRIYPEAELAIGPWTDEGFYYDIAGVDIDEDDFEEIEAEMAAIVEADYDIERVYRDREEALEIYADNEYKRDILETEAAGEEPVSFYVQDDWQDLCKGPHVESTGEIGAFELLQISSAYWRGEEENEMLTRVYGTAFESEDDLEAFLERRRKAEERDHRKIGQELDLFSIDETTGPGLPLYHPNGKTVLNELSEYVGNLNREADYREVETPHVFRTELWKKSGHYDNYRDDMFLLDVNDEEYGLKPMNCPGHATIFDQQQWSYRDLPVRYFEDGKVYRKEQRGELSGLSRVWAFTIDDGHLFVRPDQIEDEVEAIMDIILDTLETFDLDYNIQFATRPEKSVGSDDIWERAEAQLESVLEDQDIDYEIEDGDGAFYGPKIDFAFEDALGRSWDGPTVQLDFNMPERFDLSYVGEDNEEHRPVMIHRALYGSYERFFMVLIEHYNGKFPPWLAPEQVRILPISDDQIPYAKQIQNRYLDDYRVTIEDRSWTVKRKIRQGHEDRVPYMLILGSNEEEAGTISVRDRKEQELNDVDPEAFADHLGTEIDQRRTDVTFVQQHGN; encoded by the coding sequence ATGGCTAAATCAGAACAAGAGCGATCCGTATCGGTCGAACTGCCAGACGGCTCACAGCTGCACTTCGACGAACCGGTCACCGTCGAAGACGTTGCCTACGAGATCGGCCCCGGACTGGGCGAGGACTGCCGGGCCGGTCGCGTCGACGGCGAGCTGGTCCCGCCGGAGTACGAGATCACCGACGACGCCGAGATCGAGATCGTCACGCCCGGCAGCGACGACTATCTCAATCTGATCCGACACTCGGCGGCGCACGTCTTCGCACAGGCGCTCCAGCGGATTTATCCCGAGGCGGAACTGGCAATCGGCCCCTGGACCGACGAGGGATTCTACTACGACATCGCCGGCGTCGACATCGACGAGGACGACTTCGAGGAGATCGAGGCCGAGATGGCGGCGATCGTCGAGGCCGACTACGACATCGAACGCGTCTATCGGGACCGCGAGGAGGCACTCGAGATCTACGCGGACAACGAGTACAAGCGGGACATCCTCGAGACCGAGGCCGCCGGGGAGGAGCCGGTTTCCTTCTACGTACAAGACGACTGGCAGGACCTCTGCAAGGGGCCACACGTCGAGTCGACCGGCGAGATCGGCGCGTTCGAGCTCCTGCAGATCTCCTCGGCGTACTGGCGGGGCGAGGAGGAAAACGAGATGCTCACCCGCGTCTACGGGACGGCCTTCGAGAGTGAGGACGACCTCGAAGCGTTCCTCGAACGCCGCCGGAAGGCCGAGGAGCGCGATCACCGCAAGATCGGCCAGGAGCTGGACCTGTTCTCGATCGACGAGACGACCGGGCCGGGGCTGCCGCTGTATCACCCCAACGGCAAGACCGTCCTCAACGAACTCTCCGAGTACGTCGGCAACCTCAACCGCGAGGCCGACTACCGCGAGGTCGAGACGCCCCACGTCTTCCGTACCGAACTGTGGAAGAAATCGGGCCACTACGACAACTACCGGGACGACATGTTCCTGCTTGACGTCAACGACGAGGAGTACGGGCTCAAGCCCATGAACTGCCCGGGTCACGCGACGATCTTCGACCAGCAGCAGTGGTCCTACCGCGACCTGCCGGTCCGGTACTTCGAGGACGGCAAGGTCTATCGCAAGGAACAGCGCGGCGAGCTGTCCGGCCTCTCCCGGGTGTGGGCGTTCACGATCGACGACGGTCACCTGTTCGTCCGCCCGGACCAGATCGAAGACGAGGTCGAGGCGATCATGGACATCATCCTCGATACGCTGGAGACGTTCGATCTGGATTACAACATCCAGTTCGCCACCCGGCCCGAGAAATCGGTCGGCAGCGACGATATCTGGGAGCGCGCCGAAGCCCAGCTCGAATCGGTCCTCGAAGACCAGGACATCGACTACGAGATTGAGGACGGCGACGGCGCGTTCTACGGGCCGAAGATCGACTTCGCCTTCGAGGACGCGCTGGGCCGCAGCTGGGACGGACCAACCGTCCAGCTTGACTTCAACATGCCCGAGCGGTTCGATCTCTCCTACGTCGGCGAGGACAACGAGGAGCACCGCCCCGTGATGATCCACCGGGCGCTGTACGGCTCCTACGAGCGCTTTTTCATGGTGCTCATCGAGCACTACAACGGGAAATTCCCGCCGTGGCTCGCCCCCGAGCAGGTCCGGATCCTGCCGATCAGCGACGACCAGATCCCCTACGCCAAGCAGATTCAGAATCGATATCTCGACGACTACCGCGTCACCATCGAGGACCGCTCTTGGACGGTCAAACGGAAGATCCGGCAGGGACACGAGGATCGCGTCCCCTACATGCTCATCCTCGGTTCCAACGAGGAAGAGGCCGGGACGATTTCGGTACGCGACCGCAAGGAGCAGGAACTCAACGACGTCGACCCCGAGGCGTTCGCCGACCACCTCGGAACCGAGATCGACCAGCGACGCACCGACGTGACCTTCGTCCAGCAACACGGGAACTGA
- a CDS encoding class I SAM-dependent methyltransferase, protein MERPCVRVAREDGEATRQRLDDAALLDHDHEIVHEDGELFLPVTDPAAVPADLSVVPRDVPVREGQTLPADLLGFEPTYERLGDIVIVDEDDDERAREVAAAIMESSIPAETVLNRASKVKGEQRVREWDVLAGDGTETVHREYGSEFLVDVAEMYFSPRLATERHRVVQQVESGERVFDMFAGVGPFVIPAARRGATAVGVDINETAIEYLRANAERNGVADRVTAIAGDARETTGEYAGWADRLVMNLPHSADEFLDTAVELAGEDCVLHYYDIQHEDDPYGPGEAAIREAAEPAGYDIEVETRHTVRSYAPHELNVCLDVRLF, encoded by the coding sequence ATGGAACGTCCGTGCGTTCGCGTCGCCCGCGAGGACGGCGAGGCGACTCGCCAGCGACTCGACGACGCCGCCCTGCTGGATCACGATCACGAGATCGTCCACGAGGACGGCGAACTCTTCCTGCCGGTTACCGATCCCGCTGCCGTCCCCGCTGACCTGTCGGTCGTGCCTCGCGACGTGCCAGTCCGCGAGGGGCAGACGCTGCCCGCCGACCTCCTGGGGTTCGAACCGACCTACGAGCGACTGGGTGACATTGTCATCGTCGACGAGGACGACGACGAGCGCGCCCGCGAGGTCGCCGCGGCGATCATGGAGTCGTCGATCCCCGCGGAGACGGTCCTCAACCGCGCGTCGAAAGTGAAAGGCGAGCAGCGCGTCCGCGAGTGGGACGTGCTGGCCGGCGACGGCACCGAGACCGTCCACCGCGAGTACGGTAGCGAGTTCCTGGTCGACGTCGCTGAGATGTACTTCTCGCCGCGGCTGGCGACCGAGCGCCACCGCGTCGTCCAGCAGGTCGAGTCGGGCGAGCGCGTTTTCGACATGTTCGCCGGCGTCGGCCCGTTCGTGATCCCGGCCGCGAGACGCGGGGCGACCGCGGTCGGCGTCGACATCAACGAGACCGCGATCGAGTATCTCCGGGCCAACGCCGAACGCAACGGCGTGGCCGATCGGGTGACCGCGATCGCCGGCGACGCCCGGGAGACGACCGGCGAGTACGCCGGCTGGGCCGACCGACTGGTGATGAACCTGCCTCACAGCGCCGACGAGTTTCTCGATACCGCGGTCGAACTGGCCGGCGAGGACTGTGTCCTGCACTACTACGACATCCAGCACGAGGACGACCCCTACGGGCCGGGCGAGGCGGCGATCCGCGAGGCTGCCGAGCCTGCCGGGTACGACATCGAAGTCGAGACGCGCCACACCGTTCGATCGTACGCGCCACACGAGTTGAACGTCTGTCTCGACGTGCGACTGTTCTAG
- the dph5 gene encoding diphthine synthase, protein MLTFVGLGLYDERSITLQGRDALQAADRVFAERYTSRLVGASLEDVEVAHDVEIEPRTREGVEQDPEPILTAAENGDAVFCTAGDPMISTTHVDLRLRAHERGIDTRIVHGTTAAAAASSLTGLQNYRFGKATTLPFESSHGGDGVPDSVIETIEANRERGLHTLVFLDIKVDDDREDYMTGGEAASLLAANWNGTAPAVVVARAGSPEPLVRGDRLEELAGTDFGDPLHLLVIPGKLHYVERDALVELAGLPAEAAERLLV, encoded by the coding sequence ATGCTCACCTTCGTCGGTCTGGGACTGTACGACGAGCGTTCGATCACCCTCCAGGGGCGAGACGCCCTGCAGGCGGCCGACCGCGTCTTCGCCGAGCGATACACCAGCCGGCTGGTCGGCGCGAGTCTCGAGGACGTCGAGGTAGCACACGACGTCGAGATCGAACCCCGGACCCGGGAGGGCGTCGAGCAGGATCCCGAGCCGATCCTCACGGCGGCCGAGAACGGCGACGCCGTCTTCTGCACCGCAGGCGATCCGATGATCTCGACGACGCACGTGGATCTCCGTCTGCGCGCCCACGAACGCGGGATCGACACCCGGATCGTCCACGGCACGACCGCGGCCGCGGCGGCAAGTTCGCTGACGGGCCTGCAGAACTACCGATTCGGCAAGGCGACAACGCTGCCGTTCGAGTCCTCCCACGGTGGCGACGGCGTCCCGGACAGCGTCATCGAGACGATCGAGGCCAACCGCGAGCGCGGGTTACATACGCTGGTCTTTCTGGATATCAAGGTCGACGACGACCGCGAGGACTACATGACCGGCGGTGAAGCCGCGTCGTTGCTGGCGGCCAACTGGAACGGGACCGCACCGGCCGTGGTGGTCGCCCGGGCGGGCAGCCCCGAGCCGCTCGTCCGCGGCGACCGCCTCGAGGAACTCGCTGGAACGGACTTCGGCGACCCGCTGCACCTGCTCGTGATTCCCGGAAAGCTACACTACGTGGAACGGGACGCGCTGGTGGAGCTGGCGGGGCTGCCCGCCGAAGCGGCCGAGAGGCTGCTCGTGTAG
- a CDS encoding HAD family hydrolase has product MSVTDEYDAVVYDLDGTLVDLDVDWGEVRLRVAAVLEARGIETGGSTLWELLDRAKEAEQYPTVERRIAAFEREGARTSSKLALADELPRDGPTGVVSLNAESACRIALEVHGLDSAVDVLIGRDTVEESKPHPQPLRAALSALEVPPERGLFVGDSESDAETARRAGVDFQSVSDRLDRRRA; this is encoded by the coding sequence ATATCCGTGACTGACGAATACGACGCTGTCGTCTACGATCTCGACGGGACGCTGGTTGATCTCGATGTCGACTGGGGAGAGGTCCGCCTGCGGGTCGCCGCCGTCCTCGAGGCGAGAGGCATCGAGACCGGCGGATCGACCCTCTGGGAGTTGCTCGATCGCGCGAAGGAGGCCGAACAGTATCCGACCGTCGAGCGGCGGATTGCGGCGTTCGAGCGTGAGGGAGCACGCACTTCCAGCAAGTTGGCACTGGCAGACGAACTCCCGAGAGACGGCCCGACCGGCGTCGTCTCGCTGAACGCCGAGTCCGCCTGCCGGATCGCGCTGGAAGTCCACGGCTTGGACAGCGCGGTCGACGTGCTGATCGGGCGCGACACCGTCGAAGAGTCGAAGCCCCATCCACAGCCGCTGCGCGCCGCCCTCTCTGCGCTGGAGGTACCCCCGGAGCGCGGGCTGTTCGTCGGCGACTCCGAATCCGACGCCGAGACGGCACGACGGGCCGGCGTCGACTTTCAGTCGGTCTCGGACCGGCTCGATCGGCGGCGCGCGTAA